A stretch of Thermodesulforhabdus norvegica DNA encodes these proteins:
- the xseB gene encoding exodeoxyribonuclease VII small subunit codes for MTGKKRSDPVRAVTLEEAFERLEFIVQELEGGQIPLEAAIEMFVEGMKLVEFCQKRLDEAEQKVQKVIRETNQRWTVEAFNPGSDDDETQGWRSDPGRGKNGI; via the coding sequence ATGACCGGGAAAAAACGCAGTGACCCCGTCAGAGCCGTTACCCTGGAGGAAGCCTTTGAACGACTTGAGTTCATAGTTCAGGAGCTGGAAGGCGGGCAGATCCCCCTGGAAGCTGCTATAGAAATGTTCGTCGAAGGCATGAAGCTCGTTGAATTCTGTCAGAAACGCCTTGATGAAGCCGAGCAAAAAGTGCAAAAGGTGATCAGGGAAACCAATCAGAGGTGGACTGTGGAAGCCTTCAACCCCGGATCTGACGACGACGAAACCCAGGGTTGGAGGTCTGATCCCGGGAGAGGAAAAAATGGAATTTAA